TTTGCCTCCTAATTGTTTGATATGACTTCGCGGGACATCAATTACAACAAGTTTCTTTGGACCAGAGCCAAATTCTAGATCCGGTGCATTGGGCCATTTAAGCCATCTTAGCTCGTTAGGGAGACGTACGGGACCTTCTGAAGAGATATGCACTTCGGACAAAATGAGAATTCTcaaccttttcatgtttgtgaAAGCATGAGGACTAATAGTTATCTCTTACGCTTTGCGAGAGTCCAATACTATGGCCTTCACTGCATTCGTTCCCTATCCATAACAAAGCAAATTCAATGGTCACAGAAAATTTCCATTGAGATTTTCAGATTAGtgtaatatgaaaaatgatatgTAGCAACATTGACATAAACAAATTTTACCGTATCTCCACATAGGATGTCCGAAACATCTTCGAAAAGCCATAATCTACTGCGCTGCCCAGGATCATTGCGGCATTCCTGAATAACAATATCCTTACCCATCAACTgaattaaatcatgcatttgcaGGTACCCATTCTCATTTGTTATCAAGGACCGCTCGATAAGAACTTCTATTCCTATAGTTGATTCAAAACCGCAATTGTCAAGGACTTCTTTGATGTATTCTATACGTTTCCCCTTAAAGAAGCAAGAGATGTCGAGGAAAATTTCCCTCGCCTTGTCATCCAATCCATAGAAGCTTGTCTTGAGAACACTATTGATAGTATGGTCGGGACTTTTGGAGAGGTTGCGTAGTGCACTTTCCCATGCAGGTTCCTTTCTTCCACATAAGAATGAGCCGAACACTTGGAGGGCTAATGGAAGGCCGTTCGCATAATGCACTGCTCTATCTATGAGATCCCTTCTtatctcaattttctttctatctAGGAAGGCATGCCGACAAAAAAGGTCTCGTGCTTCATCGTCGCTTAAAGTTTTAGCTTCATGGACACAAGTTATGCCATGAGAAGTCAGCAAATGTTTATCTCTTGATGTAACAATAATTCTACTTCCTTGGCCAAACCAATGGCCTCCTCCAGCTAACGCATCCGGTTGAGCCAAGCGATCCACATCATCGAGAACCGGAAGAATCTTCTTGCAACAAAGTCTTTCCCGTATCAAAGTAATTCCTCCGTCCACATTATATACCGCCAAGTTTCTATGAGATAAGATTTGTGATAGAAGTTTTTCTTGCAAAGAAACTAGACCATTGCTTTCGTTTGAAGTTTCTCTTACTCGCTCCAAAAAACAGGTACCCTGAAAATCTTTCTCAATATAATTATATAAGGCTTTAGCAATTGTTGTCTTCCCTATGCCTCCAGGTCCCCATAGACCtaccatgagaacatcatcaTCACCCGTCTCATTTTCTAACAATGATATCACTTGCTGAACTCGGGAATCTATTCCGACCGGATACTTAGCGACATGCAAGGGTGTACGCTCTAGATGAATTGATAGTTCCTTTATGATGCGTTTTATGAGCTCCGCTTCATCTCTGATAAGCactcaaaagaaagagaaacatgtTTTAGCATTTCAAAGCCATGGCAGCAATTCAACCTCTAACGTCATATGGAAAATCTTACAAGAGGATAAGTTAAtaatgagatgaaaagagatGCCACATTTGGGTGAACCTGCGCCAAGATCTGTACAAGGAAAATTACGAAGAACCTGCGCCTCAAGACATTGATAACTCGAGTAATATGAACCACacttttttatctaagaaaaaatttctcattATCTACGACAGCAAGAATGGATTCAAAGAATCTGCTGGCTTGAAGTTTTCGTTATTCGATTTTTATGTCTACTGTCAAGTGTGTCTCCGCTCCGTGTGTTCAATCAAGAGACCGCTTTGGCAATATCTGTCTCTTTTCTATTCTTAGGTAATTAAGTTAATTATAGCATATGTAATTAGTATCTAAAATCAACATTTAGGGGCATGAAAGATGTTGTGTCTCGAATTTTTGGCAAGAGCAAATATGTGCAAATAGGTTTGGGAAAGGTTTGCAACCCGGAGGATCAGTTGGACAATATAAGGCTTTCGTGGCGGGATCTGAGGTGCCTGGTCTCTAAAGCGGGCCAGACTGCCAACCACTGGCCTGTAATGGCTGTTGGGCACGCACACGGCCAGACAAGAACGGGCGATCGGCCCTACAGTGCTGGCGGGCCAACGCCAAAGACGATGACTTTAGGATAGATCCGATAGTCCGTGAGTAGGGTAAAATacgagataaaaaagaaaagcatgagAATGAGATCAgttcatcaaaaggaaaaaaagcatgCTTACCCCTCATGGAAATTCCACCCAGACAAGCTACCAGCGTTGAAGAGagccttcttccatctcttcactttgtACGAACCCTTTCCGAACTTTAATTCATATTCAGCCATAGCTTCTCCGTAACTCCCTCTTGGTGTTCTCACTTCTCTGGGTTCAACTTTGTAAAACAAGGGAAAGACCTTGAGGtctctttgctccttgcactccataattcTGGCCAACTCTTCCAAACACCACGGTGAGGAAGCATAGTTCTTGGAGAAAACGATGATCGCAGCGCGCGACCCCTCGATCGCCTTCATAAGCGCCGGCGATATTTGCTCTCCTTTTCTGAGCTCCTCGCTGTCCACAAAAGTGTGTATTCCTGTTTGGTCTAGACCGGCATAGAGATGACCGACGAAGCAGTTACGGACATCAGtgcctctgaagctcaggaacacatggtaatttcttttcagattcgaagaagaagaagaagaagaagaggccatcGAAAGCGCTGATGGTCGATGCGCGTGCTTCCGCAGAATGTTTACCATCTGAATGAATGGGTTACCAACTCCTGCTCTCATGTActtatttatttgttcttggaCTTAAAGACTTTCTGGAGTCGCGTGGGTTGGTGGATGCCATCTCTTCCCTTTggctttaattattttttgtttcttttcccgTTTCTCTTTCGCGGGTGAAATTGGATTTTCCTGGAAATTTCGGTAGAGCTGGAATGGTGGTGATTTTGTTGCGATGAGTCTTGCTACGGTGCGAATACGATAGGTTATACGGCTTCTGATAATATTGTTAgtgaagcattttcctttcttgaatATTCATATTACCTACCAtttataaaattgcaaaaaaaggaaaagaccaatGATAGCATCTTCTAGATAGTAGAGTGTGTTTGTTGGATAAAAACAAGTGTTGATCCCTTCGTTTTTTGTAAAATTACTATCTACGAAAATCAATTCCTAGGATTTCAGCGGCACCATATTTCTTTTGGGGTTTGgcaatttcaatggccaaattaagGACCATAACATCGCGACCCACTTCACATGAGAAGAAGATTCCATATTATTTTTAATGGCTAATAATTAACACTAAATAGATGTGCATGATACGAACATAGTTAGAATGAAgatcacacacacatatatattattaaatataTCTCGAATTTAAATGATTtacagtatatatatatatcgatttGTTAAATCCGcttgttaaaagaaaaatccttttaattggcGTGCAGTGGACGCTACAAGACGAAAACGAGGGGCACACCTATTTTGTTATATTTCTATGTGCCCGGTCTACTTTGGAGCGGATTGTGGGGATCTCTTTTCGATGTGAAAAGAAAGCTTGTGGGGCCCCCGAACAAATtacaggaaagaaaataaagaaggcgTTTTGTTCTCTGCTGGTTTTCTTCCCCGACACGCCTGCTGCAGCCGCATGACATGCAGAAAGGCTAAGTCGCAGTGACGTgagtttttttatatttgaattatttatttgtaaACATTTTACGTTATTTTGTGACTATATAGTTattttcgggttttttttcaatttaatttttttaaaaaaatatttacgaaattatttttaaaaaaagtatttacaagtttgggcctcgctcggcggttgtgttgccgagcgaggcccgctcagCAGCCCAAGCGCCGAGCAACTTTGTCGAGCCCAGCCCCAACTACTCAGCAGCTGGTCGTCGAATGGGggtgggcttttttttttaatttcttttttaaaaatattcataaaataaaattggtaagatatatgaaattaagaaacccccttcttaattcaatatctttataacataatcaatCAAAAACCCACCTAAACGATCTCGAATCGCAAAAATTAccattaataaatcccgaaaatactaaaaagagaagaa
This genomic interval from Rhodamnia argentea isolate NSW1041297 chromosome 4, ASM2092103v1, whole genome shotgun sequence contains the following:
- the LOC115727572 gene encoding TMV resistance protein N-like isoform X2, yielding MASSSSSSSSSNLKRNCHVFLSFRGTDVRNNFLGHLYAALDQKGVHTFMDSEELRIGEQISPALMEAIKGSRVAIIVFSKNYAASRWCLEELARIMECKEQRDLKVFPVFYKVEPREVRTPRKSYRKAMATHESKFGKDSQEVKRWEKALRDAGSLSGLEFHEGDEAELIKRIIKELSIHLERTPLHVAKYPVGIDSRVQQVISLLENETGDDDVLMVGLWGPGGIGKTTIAKALYNYIEKDFQGTCFLERVRETSNESNGLVSLQEKLLSQILSHRNLAVYNVDGGITLIRERLCCKKILPVLDDVDRLAQPDALAGGGHWFGQGSRIIVTSRDKHLLTSHGITCVHEAKTLSDDEARDLFCRHAFLDRKKIEIRRDLIDRAVHYANGLPLALQVFGSFLCGRKEPAWESALRNLSKSPDHTINSVLKTSFYGLDDKAREIFLDISCFFKGKRIEYIKEVLDNCGFESTIGIEVLIERSLITNENGYLQMHDLIQLMGKDIVIQECRNDPGQRSRLWLFEDVSDILCGDTGTNAVKAIVLDSRKA
- the LOC115727572 gene encoding TMV resistance protein N-like isoform X1, yielding MASSSSSSSSSNLKRNCHVFLSFRGTDVRNNFLGHLYAALDQKGVHTFMDSEELRIGEQISPALMEAIKGSRVAIIVFSKNYAASRWCLEELARIMECKEQRDLKVFPVFYKVEPREVRTPRKSYRKAMATHESKFGKDSQEVKRWEKALRDAGSLSGLEFHEGDEAELIKRIIKELSIHLERTPLHVAKYPVGIDSRVQQVISLLENETGDDDVLMVGLWGPGGIGKTTIAKALYNYIEKDFQGTCFLERVRETSNESNGLVSLQEKLLSQILSHRNLAVYNVDGGITLIRERLCCKKILPVLDDVDRLAQPDALAGGGHWFGQGSRIIVTSRDKHLLTSHGITCVHEAKTLSDDEARDLFCRHAFLDRKKIEIRRDLIDRAVHYANGLPLALQVFGSFLCGRKEPAWESALRNLSKSPDHTINSVLKTSFYGLDDKAREIFLDISCFFKGKRIEYIKEVLDNCGFESTIGIEVLIERSLITNENGYLQMHDLIQLMGKDIVIQECRNDPGQRSRLWLFEDVSDILCGDTVKFVYVNVATYHFSYYTNLKISMEIFCDH